In the Nitrospirota bacterium genome, GACGGCTGTACTGCCCCGGTGATACCCTTTCTCATGGTGGTGTCTCCTTTCTTTTGTTGATTCCAGTTCAACCTTAAAAGGATACACCGCCTACTCATCTATTTACACACTTTTTGATTGTACTCCTGCTGGATCGAATACAAACCAGACGTCTTTAACTCACCCCCAAGCGGTTGTATCTGCTTTTAACGCGTATTTGCAAGTCATTAATACCTTGGCTATACTGTTATCATATAAGTCACAAAACATTAAAGAGGAGGAGAACCCTATGTGGAAAATTATGCTTGTTATGCTATTTGTTCTATTTCTTGCGGCGGTTGTCTTTGCCGAAGATGTGGTCGTCAAGATCCAGTTGGTGAATGAGCAGGGTGTCGGGAAAGAGATTGGCTCGATCACGGCATCCGATAGCAGGTATGGGCTTATACTGACGCTCCAGTTAAGCGAACTGGCACCAGGGCTGCACGGATTCCATGTACACGAGAAACCGGACTGCTCCCATGCCATGGCAGTTCCTGCGCTTGCTGCCGGCGGACATTACGACCCCTTTTCTACGGGCAAGCACGAAGGTCCTTATGGCAAAGGCCATCTTGGGGACCTTCCTGCTTTGTATGTCGACGCTGACGGGAAAGCAACCCTTCCTGTACTTGCCCCACGGCTGAAAGTAGCGGACATCAAAGGGCGGTCCCTTATGATCCATTCCGGAGGCGATAATTATTCCGACACGCCCGCACCGCTTGGCGGCGGTGGCGCCCGCGTAGCCTGCGGCGTGGTGAAATAGGAACGATTTATTCGCAAGGAAATTACAGGTGATGAAAATTCCCAGCAGGGACACTCATTGATATCAAAAATGATATAAAGGAAACGATCACGCTGAAAATAAGTATACTTAACATCATTTTTAACCTTCTCATTTAATCAGGACAGGGGTCCAATTTTTTAGTTTTATCTGATATTGACTATCGGGCCTTGATAAATAACAGGTTCTATCCCGAGTTTTCTTAATTCCGCTTCAGGAACATCACCGATCTTTGTTATATAGATTTTGGAACAGTCTTTTAAAAGATTTGCCATGTTACTAAATTTGTCCGGATCAAAATCGTGCTTCGGATCGTCAACGGAATATCTTTCGGTCACACGTTCTTCAACAAATGTTAATTTGTTGTCAACGTCATATATTAAAAATCTTTCAGCCCTGCCGAAGTGCTCATTAACGGTCTTTCCGTCTGTTGAGACCACGGCAATTCTTGAAACTGCCATTTTCAACTCCTTTCCTGCATTTTACGCAGACAAATTAGTTTAGTTGTCGTCCACTTTTGTTTTTTATAAAAGTCGAGCGCATGCAAATTATTCCTGTCAGCGAGAAGCTGCAACCTTTTTGCGCCTTTTCTATCCGCCCACTTCTCGATCGACAGCAACAGTTTTTTGCCTATGCCCTGTCCTCGATATGGTCCGGCCACAACCATATCTTCAATTAAGGCAGCTATTCCCCCTTCCGCAGTTGAAACAAGCAGCTGAGCGCTGCACATGCCTATGACTTGCCCGCCCATAGCGGCAACCATGATGCAACGATTTTTCCGGTCGCTCAGCATCATGGCAAGCCCGTTTTGCTGGATTGTCCCGCTAAATGCGAAATCCTCTTCTATGGAAAACAATTCTTCGAGCAAACCGGCCATTTGTTGTATGTCGCAAGTTCCGGCCTCTCTTATAACAACGGGAGAAAAAGTCATTATTTTACAGCTATCAGCTCAATAAATATGCTTCAGCAGCTCCGCCATCTTCAAGGGCATCCAATATCTCATCAATGGCGTCTTCGCTTTCAATATTTCCATACCAGAAGTTTTCCGGATAGATTACCATCATCGGCCCGTTATCGCACTGCTTCATACAGCCTGTACCGGTAAGCAGTGCATCCATTCCTCTGTCGAGTATTTCGTTTTCTATATACGGCAATAACTCCGTTGCCTTTTTTTTATTGCACATCCCCTTTATCTCACCGGATGCTCTGAAACTTGAACAGACAAAAATATGATGTTTTGGTTTTCCCATTTACAATACTCCTATTTTATACAGTTATTTTACATACACCCCATGCCGGTGCTTGCGCATGGACGATTACACGCCTCTATATCTCTTCTTATCAAATAATTCATGCTGTGACCTTCGAAGACCGCCTCCAGCGCATCTTCAATCAACCCGTCCAGTTCCAGGATATCGATCCCTTTTCCGGAGAGCACCTGCCTGGGGTTATCTCCGATCCCGCTGACAAGGAGCGCCCGGCAATCACTGATTAATTCAGCGAGTTCCTCCCAGCGTTTCAGTCCTCCGCCCGGTTCAGGGGTTTCTCTGGACTCAATAAAGTTGATTTTCCCGTCTTTTTTCCCGTAAATCAAAAGTTCTTTTGCTTTTCCCAGTTTTTGATTGACGAGGGTGCCTTCGAGACTGGCAACAGCAACATGAGGACGTTTTTTATCACAAATTTCCGGAAGCCTGGAACATTCTTTAAGCTTCTCGATTATCTCATTATTGTTTTCTTCACCTAATATACCAACCGCATCCGCCCTGCATCTTCCACAATGATACATCTGTGGAATATATTGAGAAGCTTTCTTCCTGATATTACTTATCAGTTCTCCGGAAGGCTCTTTCAGGTTCCCAAAAGCCGAACCTTTGGCCGGATAAAATGGGACGCAGTTTAAAATGTCCACTTTGAGTTCAGACATTTTTTCCGCAACTGCTTCAATATGGTCCTCATTTATCCCGGGTATTATGATGGTATTCACTTTGGTTGTAATCCCTCTTTCTTTTAGCATAGCTATCGCTTCGAGCTGCTTTTCAAGGAGAATTTTTACACCGGCCTTTGGGTTCAAAACCCTTTTCCCATATCGGATGAACGAATATATTTCTGCTCCGATCTCAGGGTCTATTGCATTAAGGGTTATGGTTACATGGCTGACATTAATCTTGGCCAGTTCATCTATATAATGTCCTGCGTTCAAGCCGTTTGTTGCCACACAAAGTATTATTTCCGGATACTTTTCCCGTACAAGGCGAAGAGTCTCCATGGTCTCTTTTGGATTGGCAAACGGGTCGCCCGGACCTGCAATACCGACTACCGATATGTTTTTGACATTCTCAAAAACAAAATCCAGGTATGTCATGGCCTGTTTCGGTGTAAGGACCGCGCTGGTGACGCCGGGTCTGCTTTCGTTTACACAGTCGTATTTGCGGTCGCAATATTTGCACTGGATGTTACATCTGGGGGCAATGGGAAGATGCACTCTTCCGTATCTGCTCCGCATTTCGGCGTTAAAACATGGATGGTTAGATAAATCCATTTTCTTTCTCCTGATATATTTCACATATATGTATACCCGACAGGCGACGCATCCTGCCGGGAAGCTATGATGGTGTTTGAAATCGTATCAAACAGCTGTTGTGCGCCTTTGTACCCGATATGGAGAATTCTTGCGCCTCCCATCCGGTCATGTATCGGGAATCCGACTCTAATCAGAGGCCTGTTAAGCTCACGAGCCGTCTTGTACCCCTTGCTGTTGCCGATTAAAAAATCCGGGGACAATTTTTTAGCGGCATCTCCTATATCGACAAAATCAACACCTTCAAGTGTCACTATTCCCCTGGATTCAAAATCTTCGACAACCTGACAAAGTTTATTCTTTAAATGTCCGCTCTTCCCTCCCGTAGCGCAAAGAACCGGGATGACGCCTATTTCCGATAAAAAAGAAGCAAGACCTACAACCAGGTCCTCCTCGCCGTAAACGACGGCGCGCGCCTCAAAAACATATTTATGCCCGTCCACATAGGAGTCTATGAGCCTGCCTCTCTCCCCGATATATTTTTCCGGCACGGGTTTCCCGGTTATCTTCGAAATCGCGTCAAAAAAAACATCCGTTTCATTAACTCCGATGGGAAGTCCCAGGCTGTGACAGGGAACCTTAAATCTGTTTTGCAGCAATTTCCCGGCGCTTTCATCTTCGGCGAGAATCCTGCCAAACTCTATGCTTGCAACGGCGCTACCCATTGAAATAATCTGTTTTATACTTGTTCCTCCTTCGGGGATCTTTTGGTATTCAGACCATAGAGGCCCGTCAAGAGTTTGAGAATAATCGGGCAGCATTACATGATCTGCTCCAAAATCCTTAAATATCTCTTTTATGTGTCTGTAATCCGCAGGGGATAACATGCCCGGAAAAAGATTGATATGTTTCGCCTCCAGGTCTTCTTTTGCTGATATAGAATTGACCGCTGCCTTTACAGCGCCGTGAAAGCCATCTATGTGTGTCCCGGAATAACTTGGGGTTGAAACCGAAACGATTAATGGAGACTTTGTCCCGGAATTTTTCTTATGGTAATCGCTTAAAATCATGGGAACATCATCGCCAATGGTTTCACTGAGACAAGTGGTCGCAACCCCTATAAACTTTGGGTCGTACTGCTTTATTATGTTTTGAACCGCGAGTATTAAATTGGCGCTTCCACCAAAAACAGCGGTCTCTTCCGTGAAATTTGAAGATGCTATATCAACCGGTTCATTAAAATGGCTGATCAGGTATCTTCTGATATATGTGGAACAACCCTGGGAGCCGTGAAGAAGCGGCACGGATTTTTCTATGCCTCTGAAAACCAGGGACGCACCCAACGGGCTGCAAAGTTTGCAAGCGTTACTTGTTGCCTTGTATTCAACATTTTCTAAAGCCTTCATTTTAATTTCTCCAAATCAGGAAAACTTTTTCCCCGGCGCAAATTTCCATACCGGACTTTTGACCGA is a window encoding:
- the sodC gene encoding superoxide dismutase [Cu-Zn] SodC, with the protein product MWKIMLVMLFVLFLAAVVFAEDVVVKIQLVNEQGVGKEIGSITASDSRYGLILTLQLSELAPGLHGFHVHEKPDCSHAMAVPALAAGGHYDPFSTGKHEGPYGKGHLGDLPALYVDADGKATLPVLAPRLKVADIKGRSLMIHSGGDNYSDTPAPLGGGGARVACGVVK
- a CDS encoding NifB/NifX family molybdenum-iron cluster-binding protein, translated to MAVSRIAVVSTDGKTVNEHFGRAERFLIYDVDNKLTFVEERVTERYSVDDPKHDFDPDKFSNMANLLKDCSKIYITKIGDVPEAELRKLGIEPVIYQGPIVNIR
- a CDS encoding GNAT family N-acetyltransferase; amino-acid sequence: MAGLLEELFSIEEDFAFSGTIQQNGLAMMLSDRKNRCIMVAAMGGQVIGMCSAQLLVSTAEGGIAALIEDMVVAGPYRGQGIGKKLLLSIEKWADRKGAKRLQLLADRNNLHALDFYKKQKWTTTKLICLRKMQERS
- a CDS encoding (2Fe-2S) ferredoxin domain-containing protein, with product MGKPKHHIFVCSSFRASGEIKGMCNKKKATELLPYIENEILDRGMDALLTGTGCMKQCDNGPMMVIYPENFWYGNIESEDAIDEILDALEDGGAAEAYLLS
- a CDS encoding radical SAM protein, whose protein sequence is MDLSNHPCFNAEMRSRYGRVHLPIAPRCNIQCKYCDRKYDCVNESRPGVTSAVLTPKQAMTYLDFVFENVKNISVVGIAGPGDPFANPKETMETLRLVREKYPEIILCVATNGLNAGHYIDELAKINVSHVTITLNAIDPEIGAEIYSFIRYGKRVLNPKAGVKILLEKQLEAIAMLKERGITTKVNTIIIPGINEDHIEAVAEKMSELKVDILNCVPFYPAKGSAFGNLKEPSGELISNIRKKASQYIPQMYHCGRCRADAVGILGEENNNEIIEKLKECSRLPEICDKKRPHVAVASLEGTLVNQKLGKAKELLIYGKKDGKINFIESRETPEPGGGLKRWEELAELISDCRALLVSGIGDNPRQVLSGKGIDILELDGLIEDALEAVFEGHSMNYLIRRDIEACNRPCASTGMGCM
- a CDS encoding nitrogenase component 1; the protein is MKALENVEYKATSNACKLCSPLGASLVFRGIEKSVPLLHGSQGCSTYIRRYLISHFNEPVDIASSNFTEETAVFGGSANLILAVQNIIKQYDPKFIGVATTCLSETIGDDVPMILSDYHKKNSGTKSPLIVSVSTPSYSGTHIDGFHGAVKAAVNSISAKEDLEAKHINLFPGMLSPADYRHIKEIFKDFGADHVMLPDYSQTLDGPLWSEYQKIPEGGTSIKQIISMGSAVASIEFGRILAEDESAGKLLQNRFKVPCHSLGLPIGVNETDVFFDAISKITGKPVPEKYIGERGRLIDSYVDGHKYVFEARAVVYGEEDLVVGLASFLSEIGVIPVLCATGGKSGHLKNKLCQVVEDFESRGIVTLEGVDFVDIGDAAKKLSPDFLIGNSKGYKTARELNRPLIRVGFPIHDRMGGARILHIGYKGAQQLFDTISNTIIASRQDASPVGYTYM